A window of the Teredinibacter franksiae genome harbors these coding sequences:
- a CDS encoding GspH/FimT family pseudopilin: MTPRRSLSRHSKQRAFSLIELLVVLVVIGVVMGGVSIAVGGGGPEEELRGSVQKFTAFAEHASEMAVLTGKPFGLMLEPPGWQEDSLDAGWRYRWQTMELQGWVDYPELQAIHLPKQIALYVTIEGELWDWEDAPEVRLPAIAFYPGGDMTIFEIEFTLEGLELDMDVEATEHVAVDDWGRVVWVEMAKLEEELRLELEN; encoded by the coding sequence ATGACCCCTCGGCGCTCGCTAAGTCGGCATAGCAAGCAGCGCGCATTTTCGCTGATAGAGCTATTGGTGGTGCTGGTGGTGATTGGCGTTGTTATGGGCGGTGTAAGCATTGCCGTTGGTGGCGGTGGCCCGGAAGAAGAGTTAAGGGGATCGGTACAAAAATTTACCGCGTTTGCCGAGCATGCCAGCGAAATGGCCGTGCTAACCGGCAAACCCTTTGGCTTAATGTTGGAGCCCCCCGGGTGGCAGGAAGATTCACTTGATGCCGGTTGGCGTTATCGCTGGCAAACCATGGAACTACAGGGCTGGGTAGATTACCCGGAGTTACAGGCTATTCACCTGCCTAAACAAATCGCTCTTTATGTCACCATCGAAGGTGAATTGTGGGACTGGGAGGATGCACCGGAAGTTCGGCTGCCGGCCATAGCGTTTTACCCCGGTGGTGATATGACAATCTTCGAGATTGAATTTACGCTCGAAGGCTTAGAGTTAGATATGGATGTAGAGGCCACCGAGCATGTCGCCGTTGACGACTGGGGGCGTGTGGTGTGGGTTGAAATGGCCAAGCTCGAAGAAGAACTTCGGCTTGAATTGGAGAACTAA
- the gspI gene encoding type II secretion system minor pseudopilin GspI, whose product MAAPARRPNNKQRGFTLIEVLIALSIVAVALPALVTRVQSVSENTGYIEQKTYAFWVAQNKMEELMLDYRLKNTFPKTKLHDTVEFGGKEWYWEVEADTTGQEGVYRMQVSVGNDEDDILASYGAFIRDKGRTPQAGPGS is encoded by the coding sequence ATGGCAGCTCCAGCGCGGCGACCAAACAACAAGCAACGGGGTTTTACCCTTATTGAAGTGTTGATAGCGTTATCCATTGTTGCCGTAGCATTGCCGGCACTGGTAACACGGGTGCAGTCAGTCTCCGAAAACACCGGTTATATTGAACAGAAAACCTATGCCTTCTGGGTAGCGCAGAACAAGATGGAAGAGTTGATGCTCGACTATCGGTTGAAAAATACCTTTCCTAAAACCAAGCTGCACGACACCGTCGAGTTTGGCGGCAAAGAGTGGTACTGGGAAGTAGAGGCCGATACTACAGGACAGGAAGGCGTTTATCGCATGCAGGTGAGCGTGGGTAACGACGAAGACGACATTCTCGCTAGCTATGGTGCGTTTATTCGCGATAAAGGTCGTACCCCGCAAGCAGGCCCGGGCTCATGA
- the gspJ gene encoding type II secretion system minor pseudopilin GspJ, which translates to MKSQAGISLLEVLVASVIMASIAVLAFGALDVTERSKVASEDNMRKLQQFDRGWTMIENDLRNALSYASGSAYGDLINAMDVSYGDEYVLSFLRGGRANPLGFPRTELARVGYRVEDGTLWRDQWIDPQNLDIDFARSQKVLDKVEEITIRVLPPAPIGKGYKEGPWVEEWPGTGPPNVLPLALEITLNTEGRGEITRLFSLSPGQ; encoded by the coding sequence ATGAAATCGCAAGCGGGCATATCGCTGTTAGAGGTGCTGGTAGCCTCGGTGATTATGGCTAGCATTGCGGTATTGGCCTTTGGCGCACTGGATGTAACCGAGCGCTCGAAGGTGGCCAGCGAAGATAACATGCGCAAATTGCAGCAATTCGACCGCGGCTGGACGATGATCGAAAACGACCTGCGCAACGCACTTTCCTACGCTAGCGGCAGTGCTTACGGCGACTTAATTAACGCCATGGACGTGAGCTACGGCGATGAATACGTTCTATCGTTTCTACGGGGTGGCCGCGCCAACCCGCTGGGCTTTCCGCGCACCGAGCTGGCAAGGGTAGGCTACCGTGTTGAAGATGGCACTCTGTGGCGCGACCAGTGGATTGACCCACAGAATTTGGATATCGATTTTGCCCGCAGCCAGAAAGTGCTGGATAAAGTAGAAGAAATAACTATACGGGTTTTGCCTCCGGCCCCAATTGGTAAGGGCTATAAAGAAGGCCCTTGGGTAGAAGAATGGCCCGGAACCGGGCCACCCAACGTATTACCGCTGGCCCTAGAAATTACCCTTAACACCGAAGGCCGTGGCGAAATTACACGCTTATTCTCCTTGTCGCCGGGACAATAA
- the gspK gene encoding type II secretion system minor pseudopilin GspK, with protein MTQLQQTERSKQAGVALILALLVVALVAAIAVELSWKFDLSVTRSANRWYGVQADAYLLGAEEVGVFLLETDADEDSKDGILSDTLTEIWATPQQFPTDEGWLRASLEDAQGRFNINALVKKAQKPNGNKTPAPWQKWTAAQRRFIRLLQTIEIEPEVYMDQQVAMSLTEAVIDWVDKDSKVTGFGGAESDYYGQLEPPFVIANRPMISVSELNIIRGMTPQLYQALLPLVIALPDEEATLNVNTMPFELIRTINSKTELYPSTVDDAQYIFEERGAGFDDIEAFKTSGAVDQVVGGGGGNTNLDTDGLGVASKYFLMLGDTAVGETIRQRKTLLHREGSKVTILRRTDANF; from the coding sequence ATGACGCAGCTGCAGCAAACAGAAAGGTCGAAGCAAGCGGGTGTGGCGCTGATACTGGCACTGCTTGTGGTAGCCTTGGTTGCGGCGATCGCTGTGGAGCTGAGTTGGAAGTTTGACCTTAGCGTTACTCGGTCGGCCAACCGCTGGTACGGCGTACAGGCCGATGCTTACTTGTTGGGCGCAGAAGAAGTTGGTGTGTTTTTACTGGAAACCGATGCCGACGAAGATAGTAAGGACGGTATACTGTCTGACACGCTCACCGAAATATGGGCCACACCACAACAGTTTCCAACGGATGAAGGTTGGTTGCGCGCGAGTTTGGAAGACGCCCAGGGCCGGTTCAATATCAACGCTTTGGTGAAAAAAGCCCAGAAGCCAAACGGCAACAAAACCCCGGCACCCTGGCAAAAATGGACGGCGGCACAAAGGCGGTTTATTCGCTTACTCCAAACCATTGAAATAGAGCCGGAAGTGTATATGGACCAGCAGGTGGCCATGAGCTTAACGGAAGCGGTTATAGATTGGGTGGACAAAGACTCGAAAGTGACGGGCTTTGGTGGAGCTGAATCCGATTATTACGGTCAGCTGGAGCCACCCTTTGTGATTGCCAACAGGCCAATGATAAGTGTGTCGGAACTGAATATTATTCGCGGTATGACACCGCAATTGTATCAGGCGCTGTTGCCGTTGGTTATTGCGCTGCCAGATGAAGAAGCAACCTTAAACGTAAACACCATGCCGTTTGAATTAATTCGTACCATTAATAGTAAAACTGAGTTGTATCCGAGCACTGTGGACGATGCGCAATATATTTTTGAGGAGCGCGGTGCTGGTTTCGACGACATTGAAGCTTTTAAAACCTCAGGGGCTGTTGATCAGGTCGTAGGTGGGGGGGGTGGTAACACCAACCTCGATACCGATGGCTTGGGCGTAGCAAGTAAGTATTTTCTGATGTTGGGGGATACAGCGGTAGGCGAGACCATTCGCCAACGCAAAACCTTACTGCACCGCGAAGGAAGCAAGGTGACAATCTTGCGTAGAACGGATGCAAATTTTTAG